The segment TTGACACATTAATTAGCAACTTAGTTCCTAAAGATTAAATTGTCAAAGACTAAGATCTATTCAAAAACAAATCAGAAGTCAAATTGTTTGTCATTATAAGAATTGAATGTAATTTTTGCAGTAAACTGCTAAATTCCACTGGTAATTTCAGGTCCAACAATGAAAGAGATCAATGTTCAAGAAGCTTTTTTAGAAGCCGGGTATCAGATCAGCCCTGAAGCTGTAAAGCTGATAGTATCTCACAGTTTACCAAAGGACCTGGTTTGCTACATTCTTGAACATATCGATGAGTCGGTTTTTGTTATTGAGACCGAACACATTGACCTTTCATCCTTTGAATCTGAATATCCGAGCAGCGTGAAAGATGACTCAGGAACGATTTCAGATGTTGCTTCAAAGGTTGGTTCAGATGTTAGTTCACAGGTCTCACAGAATTCGTAGGTCATTTCGGGAGAAACACCTTCCCATCCGGAGATATCACCTTCATTTGCTACATCTGAAACTGTATCTAAAGTTACATGTGAAGTATCTTCATCCAATGCTTCTCCCTCAAAAAAATATTCTTCTTCATTTCCATCCGGTTATGGAAGTAAGGGATTACCAGATGCCGGTCTTAATTTAAATTCTAATGCTAATGGCAGTAACATCAATATCATGTCTGATATCACGGACATGTCGACCTGTGTTGGCGAATATATGGAATTCGTCCAGTATTTCAGGAACAGGTATAGTAAGCTTAGTGATATGATCCGTGGAAGGATAACTGCCAGACCAATTGAGAGCCTTAATAAGAACCGCAAGCAGGGAAGTGGCTTAAAGCGGAGTGGAGGCGGTGATTACAGTGAAGTTTCTATTATTGGAATGGTATCCGAGGTAAGGAGTACTGCAAATGGGCATAAGATGTTGCAGCTGGAAGATCCCACAGGTTCTTTTCTGGTGCTTGTGCATCAGGCGGAGAAAGATCTTTTTGAAGAGGCCAGTAAGATAATTCTGGATGAGGTTATCGGTATCACAGGTTCCCTGACCAATGATGGCAGTCTGATCGTAGCAAAGAAGATAATCCTCCCGGACCTTCCGAACATTTCACACAGGAGGGAAGGTACCTGGGGTAAAGCGGTGTTCACATCTGATGTCCATATCGGAAGCTCGACCTTCCTTGAAGAAGAATGGTGTGGCTTCCTTGATTTTCTTAACGGGAAGTGTGATAATGACCAAATGAAAGAGCTTTCCAAAGATATCCGATACCTTGTGATAGCAGGCGATCTGGTTGATGGGATCGGAATTTTCCCTGGGCAGGAACATGAGCTGGATATTCTTGACATCTATGATCAGTATGCAAAGGCTGCTGAATACTTCAGTCAGGTACCGGAACACATCCAGATAATAATATCACCCGGAAACCACGATGCGGTCCGTCAGGCAGAACCCCAGCCCCGTTTTCCGGAGCGTATAACCTCCCTTTTTGAGGACAGGATAACTTTTGTGGGAAATCCTGCATTGGTTGATCTTGATGGTGTCCGGGTACTGATGTATCATGGACGCTCCATTGACGATCTTGTTGCATCGGTCCCGGGAGTTTCATATCAGGAGCCTGAAAAGGCCATGATAGAGATGTTAAAGCGCAGGCATCTTTCCCCTATATATGGAAGCAGGGTTTCCATTGCACCGGAGAAACAGGACCATTTTGTAATTGACCAGATACCCGATATTCTCCATTGTGGTCATGTGCATACCATAGGTATTGGAAGATACAAGAATGTCCTTGCGATAAATTCCGGTACATGGCA is part of the Methanococcoides orientis genome and harbors:
- a CDS encoding DNA-directed DNA polymerase II small subunit is translated as MSPSFATSETVSKVTCEVSSSNASPSKKYSSSFPSGYGSKGLPDAGLNLNSNANGSNINIMSDITDMSTCVGEYMEFVQYFRNRYSKLSDMIRGRITARPIESLNKNRKQGSGLKRSGGGDYSEVSIIGMVSEVRSTANGHKMLQLEDPTGSFLVLVHQAEKDLFEEASKIILDEVIGITGSLTNDGSLIVAKKIILPDLPNISHRREGTWGKAVFTSDVHIGSSTFLEEEWCGFLDFLNGKCDNDQMKELSKDIRYLVIAGDLVDGIGIFPGQEHELDILDIYDQYAKAAEYFSQVPEHIQIIISPGNHDAVRQAEPQPRFPERITSLFEDRITFVGNPALVDLDGVRVLMYHGRSIDDLVASVPGVSYQEPEKAMIEMLKRRHLSPIYGSRVSIAPEKQDHFVIDQIPDILHCGHVHTIGIGRYKNVLAINSGTWQSQTEFQKRVNLMPTPAQVPIVDLSTLRTTLLHF